TGTGAGCAGGCAGTGATGGCCGGAAATCCTCTGAGAGAAGGTGGGTGTGGGATTGACAAAATAAGTGCTGGTCAGTGTAGCAGCTGTCAGCCACACAGAATTGAAACTACTGATATTTTGTAGCAGTAATGTACTTCCACATTGGAAATAGCAGAAATTCAGCGTAAAAATATGGTATGTGTAAACATCAGGATGCTCTTCCTGAACACTCGCTCAGTCAGTCATTATGGCAGAATAttcagacgtgtgtgtgtgtgtgtgtgtgtgtgtgtgtgtgtgtgtgtgtgtgtgtgtgtgtgtccactttCAGAGGTGAGCAGTCGAGGGGACAGCCGTGATCCAAAGGGCCAACTCAtggagcaggaagaagaggaccGTGGCATTTACCATCCCAAACTCCATCCAGTCCCTGCTCGACCCCACAACAACTTTCACTCAAATCCCTGTGCCAGTCCCAAATCCCCCCACCAGTTTATTTACCCTTATAATGGTTCCTCCCCCATTCTTCACACAGCCACAAACTCTCACCATCCCTTGGATACTTTGAGAAGGCTtcaccatcctcctcctctacctgcATCCTCAACCTCTTCCTCCAACTCCTCATTCCCCTCATATAGCGCTGCCCAGAGGTCACCCCGCACCCCCACACCTCAGAACGTCAGTCAAGGTCAAAGAACACCCAAAACCCCGGAGACCCCTGGCTCTCCTCGGCTAGGGcccctctcttcacctcctccctcttcccctaTGACACTTGgtgcaggaggaagagcaggacaTACTCACACTCATCACCCTCATGGTGTTATTGTGGGAGGCTCcaccctctctccatctccctccctctcaccctctgtcCATAACATGAACTGTGTTTCTCCTCACCAGCGGACCCACCACCCTTCAGCCTCTCCTTCCCCTTTCTCTGAGCAGGGCGGAGGCTCAACATTAGCAGAAGGAGGACAGATGGGAAGTAACTTGTCTCAGAGGAGGAAatccacctcttcctctccacactCCCCTCTCCCTGGTGGCTCCCCAAACCCCAGCCCCCACTTCCCCAAGTACAAGCTGGAAGATATCTTGGAGCAGTTTAAGAACTCAGGCAACAGCAGCACTAAGAACCACCATCTCCTAAACCCTAGTAACCCCTCCTTACTGACCAACCAAAGCAGTAGCAACCCTCATGCTCTCTCCTCAAAGACCTCAAAGAGCATCATGAGTCAGACTTCCAGCACAGGACCACCAGGTTTTGGGTTGAACTCTGCAGGTCCCTCTAATTTGCCTCTGGGGGCATTTCTgaaccaccaccacaaccatcAGGGCAAAATGCCACATCCAGCTTCTTTTCCTGCAAGTAACTTGCTCTCTGCAGCTGCCAAGGCTCAACTGGCTAACCAGATAACCCAGAGCCAGAGCTCAAATGCGACCAGCAACCCAGCAAGTTTGCCCTCTTCTCTGGAGGTCTTGAAAGAggcacagcagcaacagtcaTCAAAGGTAACTAACAGCACTTTACATAACagccaccctccctcctccattgCTTCTACCAAGCCTCCCCATTCCTCCCTTGCAGCAGCCTCTGCCATCCTCTTTCCTCCATCCCACGCTCTGGCCCAGTCCCTGGCTCCCTCTCTGCCCCACCTGCCTCCCACAGCGGAGCGCAATGCGTCGCACAGGAAGAGGCAACGGCGGTCTCCGACAGTTCTCAGCATGCTTAGAGACACCCAGCAGCAGGCTAATGGGCCACAGAAGACCCCACCAGGAGAAGCTGTTTCTGCTACAGTTATCAACCTTTCCTcgtcttcctccccctcctcctcgtactcctcctcctcttcctctacctcaACTGTGCAGAACCAGAATGCTGTCATGTTGGAAACCCATCATCATCTCCTCCCCGGGCAGATGCCCAGGCTCCCTGCTTCTCGACAGACAGCACACCTTTCCAGGCCTCCTCGACAAAATGAGGCTCTGGATTTCACTACAGGTCTGACTCCTACACCTCTTGACTTGGATCCTCCAACCCagcctctgtctgctctgttaCACCTGCTCAGTGTACAGAATGCACAGGCCACAGCCTCAACATCAGCATCCAACGTTGCGTCCGCTCAGCTAGGATCTGAGTCTGTTGAAGGAGGTGGACACACTAATAAACAGAGCCCTAGACTCTCGCCCTCTTCTCCCACTCCTCATTCTAACGTCAGGCACCCGCAGAGTCGGTCACCCTGCCTAAACAATGACACTAACTCTCAGCTCTCGGTGCCACAGCCGCTTTCTCCTCCCCCCACTTCCTATCAGTTCAGATCAGTGCAGTCTCATTTACACCCTCAGTCTGCTAAGTCAAATCCTCTACAAAGACATTCTCCTTCTGCAATAGTGGTGCCCAACTCAAATGTAACTTTACACAATAGCAGCAGCCCATCTCAGCATAGGTCCCCAAATCCCTCAGACAAGCATCAACCAACTGAAAATCACATTCCTACAATAGACTCTGTTTCCCAGGCACCTTTGCAGGAAGCCGCACCAGAGGGCACTGTGGCAATGGAGCTCAGTAGTAACAGCTTATCAACATCAGTTGACCTGAGTCATTCTCAAGGCAGTGTTACTATGGCAATATCCACCTCCCCAAAGCCTCTTGATCTTAGTAACCATGTCCTGGCCCTTCTCGCAGCATCTTCTACTGTGCCACAGGGGGAGGGCAGCTCCCCCAATAGCACCATTGATGTTGACATGTCTTCCCAAGAAAATCACACTGCAGGTGAGGATATTCTTTAGTCGGAAGTGTGTCATTAGTCTTAAAGATATATCTGAACTTTTGAATGCATATAGAAGTAAATCGGTTTGTAGAGATTTGCAGTTTATTGAAAATGTTCCTATACAGAAGATCCTTTCAAAAATGTTGCTTATACAAATGTGATTAATGTGAGTTTTGTGTGTGGTCCTGAGCTTTCCCTGTTAGGCTTTACAGATGCCCATATGTCTTAAGATGGTTCAGGGCTCATGATTGCGCCCTCTATGGGTGTTGCTTTGGGACGATAtgagtgtgttttattgatgTGTTATTTCTAGCTTGTGAATTTAATGCTGTTTTCTAGCTCACTGTCAGCACTCACTGCTGCCCCAGATTCAGCCACACAGTTAAATCCTatgtgagaaaatatatttattgtattgATTTGTGAGTCACCCTGAACAGAGGTGAATGATTCATGTTTCTCCCTCTGCAGGGGCAGACGAGTCTGGATGTGTGGACCCGAAGGTCTCCACAGTGACCAAACCTCCAGCAGCCCCCAGCCCTGAGCCCATCACCTCTCGTCTTGGGGATAATAACAACCCCCCGACTCCTTCAGCTGTGGGTGACTCAACCCCTGCCTTACATCTGGCAGAGGCCTTCCCCTTTATGAACCAAGAGCAGCTGCTTCAGCTTCTGTCATCCACAGGAGGGGTACCATCCCTCCTGGACCCTACAGTTCTTGCTTCATTGCCCCTAGGGGGGCTGTGGTTGGGAGGACAACATACACAGATACCCGCTGCCAGTGCTACACTACAAACACCACAGAATcttgcagagcagcagcaatcagagcagcagcaacagcatttACTGATTCAACAACAAGAGACGCAGCAGCAAAACCAGGATCAACAACAGAAGCaacaacatataaacaacaatCCTCTGTTTCCCTTGTTGCCCTTGTTAAGTGGTGCTCAAGGAGAGTTGCCTCTGAACCTTTTGGGCCTATTGAACCCGCTCCTACCCCCAGCCACAACCCCTACCCCAGGACAGGAGGCTGATTTAGGGCTAACAGAAAAACCCAGCCTTCAGGCTTTGGTTATGGCCTCCTTGTTACTTGGGCAACAGCAGGCATCTTTG
The genomic region above belongs to Seriola aureovittata isolate HTS-2021-v1 ecotype China chromosome 9, ASM2101889v1, whole genome shotgun sequence and contains:
- the mbd6 gene encoding mucin-2 — encoded protein: MMGGSETVTGDKDGVHTTAIQVPIGWQRRMESGRVIYVSPSGTALSSLDEVKTYLLTDGTCKCGLECPLIIHKVFNFTVGVMVEQCSQPLGKTEQDMTKLCNHRRKVVAMAALCRSMQASQLPFPNLHHSEVSSRGDSRDPKGQLMEQEEEDRGIYHPKLHPVPARPHNNFHSNPCASPKSPHQFIYPYNGSSPILHTATNSHHPLDTLRRLHHPPPLPASSTSSSNSSFPSYSAAQRSPRTPTPQNVSQGQRTPKTPETPGSPRLGPLSSPPPSSPMTLGAGGRAGHTHTHHPHGVIVGGSTLSPSPSLSPSVHNMNCVSPHQRTHHPSASPSPFSEQGGGSTLAEGGQMGSNLSQRRKSTSSSPHSPLPGGSPNPSPHFPKYKLEDILEQFKNSGNSSTKNHHLLNPSNPSLLTNQSSSNPHALSSKTSKSIMSQTSSTGPPGFGLNSAGPSNLPLGAFLNHHHNHQGKMPHPASFPASNLLSAAAKAQLANQITQSQSSNATSNPASLPSSLEVLKEAQQQQSSKVTNSTLHNSHPPSSIASTKPPHSSLAAASAILFPPSHALAQSLAPSLPHLPPTAERNASHRKRQRRSPTVLSMLRDTQQQANGPQKTPPGEAVSATVINLSSSSSPSSSYSSSSSSTSTVQNQNAVMLETHHHLLPGQMPRLPASRQTAHLSRPPRQNEALDFTTGLTPTPLDLDPPTQPLSALLHLLSVQNAQATASTSASNVASAQLGSESVEGGGHTNKQSPRLSPSSPTPHSNVRHPQSRSPCLNNDTNSQLSVPQPLSPPPTSYQFRSVQSHLHPQSAKSNPLQRHSPSAIVVPNSNVTLHNSSSPSQHRSPNPSDKHQPTENHIPTIDSVSQAPLQEAAPEGTVAMELSSNSLSTSVDLSHSQGSVTMAISTSPKPLDLSNHVLALLAASSTVPQGEGSSPNSTIDVDMSSQENHTAGADESGCVDPKVSTVTKPPAAPSPEPITSRLGDNNNPPTPSAVGDSTPALHLAEAFPFMNQEQLLQLLSSTGGVPSLLDPTVLASLPLGGLWLGGQHTQIPAASATLQTPQNLAEQQQSEQQQQHLLIQQQETQQQNQDQQQKQQHINNNPLFPLLPLLSGAQGELPLNLLGLLNPLLPPATTPTPGQEADLGLTEKPSLQALVMASLLLGQQQASLLPLSGLGQLSQVSLEVPLQQPQQIPTTLEGLTLDKASGLLDPSTLTGPGLLEVAQGLLPIPPGAEGTIQALQSLLLPATLPPPPAAFLPLSPALLTAALSSAELHPPPHTQLAPAQQTQHTQPQVPTDAGVDTLIPLSLQGKDNPILQQLLPTLLNPAVLGDLSAITGLHNMVGIGTGSILLPPVQTSALGMPLLQGPDGAINLLNNIQLNLAPPSEGEKPVSMQETQNPAPQENIPTSQITPDVVPSPAPALPQGPAPAQEPTPPPQRESEGRAVIDPYTSFMDTIYTSFLQVNAKEQEDGAHLGPSDPTSPFCALPPVSFPVAHHTPSTSVPTLPQASSPVSLSPRRACSLRNPDLSRLSLEAAAHSPAQGTPKPTEDGSTSPLQRKPVIVEGHTHPEPPMPPIYLEEAKTDCTGPAAAVCPFVEAGGDRQGHLPHSGYLSPMDGCSGRPSEETAGTLLHTEQGRDQAGAAGGARRGRKRKQTLQNVLEDFRDMDATALEETKATTALLKPERSVRGRRRRGARSQRQ